Sequence from the Suncus etruscus isolate mSunEtr1 chromosome 1, mSunEtr1.pri.cur, whole genome shotgun sequence genome:
TAGGCTGGacagcatgctttgcatgcaaaaggcccaggattgatttctgataCCTCAGAACCACTAGGTGCGGCCAAAGGGGGTCGGGGGAGCTGGAGGCTCCATGCAGTCCATGCAGCCTGGAATTTGGGATGGTTTTGGTGGGCAAGATCATCAAACTCCTTGGTTCCAGTTCTCGGACCTCTTGAGTCTATTTTCTGTCTCCAGGGTTTCTTCTCACCAAAACAGCAGACTCAGGTGAGCAAGACAGGTCCAGCTTGAGCTTTGGAGCTGCCTTTGGGCTAGGACTCAGGCAGGGGAGAGCCCGGAGTCTACTGCACAGAGAGCCTCAGCAGTCAGCAGCTGGGTTCCACATAGTTCCCAGGGAAGAATCCAGTTCCCTCAGAGCTGACACCTTCACACCAGCCATCAGAGTACCGTCGGGTGATGCAGATGACAGTCCCCTCCGAGAAGGAGAGCTCGTTCTCCTTCTGAGCGGTGTATGGGTACAATGTCACCACTGCAGGGCAGGAGGAGAGGGTGCATGAGACAGAGCCGCTGGCCTCTAGGGGGTGATGCTACCGGGAATAGGAGGTGCCATGCCTTACTAGCTCTAGTAACTCTGATGGCTTCTGGGTGACCATTACTcaattcattataaaatatgagtgggtgggtgggctgCTGGGGTGAAACTCTGGTTGACACACAGGGGTCCTTCAACTCCAGAAATCAACTACCTTTCTCCAAATATGAAGCTGGGGCCCAGCTGGGCTCTTCATTCTCAAAGCCTGGCGGGGGTGGAGGCAGCCCATCGAATCCATCACCCAATCCATTGTCGCTGTCCAAGGGTGGTGGTGGAGGCAGGTCCAGAGGTGGAGGCAGTTCCAAGTCTAGGGGAGAGCAGAAAGGCTGCCTCGTGGCACAGAGAGCCCTCTGCCCTCCTCACCCATCCCACCCACCACTTTTAACGCATTTCTCTCCCACCAGGCCTCCACCACGTTGCTGTGTAGGAAAGTCCCATCTAACACTCATTATTAGCTTGGCCAAGTAGCTTAACCTCTCAGCCTAACCTAAACCTCAGCAGCCTGCCAATCTCTTGGGGCGCTTAAATGAGAAAATTGGAGCGAGGCTTTGTGCACGGGATCAGCGTTTTGTTCTTTAGCTGTTTCTGCAGCCTTTCCCTCCCAGTCACTAAAGGGGTCTGCATTAGGTCCAGGGGGTGAGCAAAGGGGACAGACAGGTCTACCTGGCAGGGGCGGCGCCAGTTCCTGGGGCACAGGGGGCAGCAGCAAGGCAGGagcaggtggtggtggtggggccgtGGAGCTGGGAAGAGCTGGGGGTGGAGGTGCCACCTGTCCCTTGGCCGGGAAAACCCCACCATCGGCGCTACTGAaaacgggggtggggggaaggatgCTCAGCTGGGGAGACACCCCCAAGTCTTCCCAGTTTGCTTCTAATCCTTTGAAACCCCAAACTTTCTCCCGCTCTCCACCTTGACCTTGTGGAGCTTACCCAGCCGAGGCCAAGGAAGAGACCGAGGAGGCGGCTGAGAGTTTGCCGTCAGGTACCACTGGGAGCTGCACCCGCTCCGGCATGCGGGGCGCTCGCCTGcagggggggagggggtgtgaTGAAGCCAGGCTGGGGAGAGGTTTGTGGCAGGTAGGGGTTTGGGTTAGGCCGAGGAGCGCTGAGTTAGTGCAAGGTGGGGGCTGGGAAGGCGGGGAAGTCTCACCCCAGGGTGCTGATGGTGGGTGTAACAGGCGTCTTGATGCTCTTTCGAGACAGGGTCCCTGTCCGTGACAGCTGCGTGCTCAGATcctgcagggggtgggggaggaggagacaGGACACGGCTGACATCTATGGAGTCCCCCagaccaccaccatcacccccaacCTAGGAGGAAATGGGGGAGGAGGGCGGTGCGGGTGAGAAGTGGAAGGGGGAACATGGGGTTGCGAGTTCCCACTTCCACCTCTCCACCAACCCCTCTTGCCCACAGTCAGGGCTGGGCGTCAAGCCTGCCCCCCACGGAAACCTCGTAGTGCAGACACCCAGATACCATCTCCCATCCACTTCCTCTGCTTACCTCCTGTCTACAGCCAGTTAGTCCACCCTTTCCCCCAGGCAACACAGGCCCCAGAGAGTGGGGACCCTGAGGTTggagcatagcacagcaggtaggtctcatatgatccccgccccccaaaaagatAATTCTAACCCAGTCTCACCCTGGTTGAGTTGAGATTAAGGAAGGTAAGGGCTGTCAGTCTTTTACACACACGTGTGGGACTGACTCTGGAGGAATGACTTGGGGTGCCGTCCCACCCACACCAGCAACTCTTTTCCTCATGGGCGTAGTGGAAAGGCACCTCTGGAACTAAGGGAAGGGGCTGAAGCCTAATGAGCTGAAGCTGGAGCCTCAGGGACAGATGGGAAGAGTTTACCGTCTGCATCATCAAAGTCACAAAGCATAAAATGCAGAGCATTATTGAGGGGTCACTGCAGTGAAGGGGGCTTTTATCTAGTCTGCACTTTGAAAATGTGGAGTCAGGATTTGACCAAAGGGTGTGTCAGTTTTCTCTCAGGAGATTGACCGGTGTGGGGGGGAAGCCCCTTCTtcgtctctcttttttttttttttttggtttttgggccacacccggggatgctcaggggttactcctggctgtctgatcagaaatagctcctggcaggcacgggggaccatatgggacaccgggattcgaaccaaccacctttggtcctggatcggctgcttgcaaggcaaaagccgctgtgctatctctctgggccccctcctGTCTCTAATGCTTGTATCATCTCCCCTTCTCCCAAGCAACTGCTTCTGGGGTGAGCTAAGTGCAGTGACCTCAAACCTCCAGACAGAGGAAGTTGCTATTCAAATGTGGCTGGGGAGCCTTTCTCATGCACACCCATGAACTCTTCcgccttcctcttccccttcacACACACCCAGCACCCATGGTGGGGGAGGGTAGTGTCAGAGGCTGTGATCAGCAGTTCCTCTGAATCCTGGGGAGAGGTCAGTTATTGGGGGAGGCATGAAAGGTacttttatgtggtgccagggatgaaactcaggacctcacatgcagggcaagtactcTGCTGCTGAGTCACATGTCTGGCACATAAAAGGTTTCTTGGGTGGTTTGGAGGTGTTGGACCACagttggtggtgcttaggacttagtcctggctttgtgggtcactcctgatgaagctcaggagaccaaatcCTCCAAGTGTGGAGATAGACCTGACAGTTGCATGCAAGTAAAGTGCATTGATACCTATACTATCTCTAGCCCCAccatgaaggattttttttttttttagagtgagTGCACAATGGGcagagcatttggcttgcacacggccaacctgggttcaaacctcgacatcccatatggtcgccagagcctgccaggagcaaaatttctgaggcagagcccggagtaaccacTTTatgctactgggtatggccccaaaataaaaaataaataaaataaaaaggtatggaggtatggcatttaccttgcacaaggctgaccctggtttaatcccgtATGATTCCTTGAGTTTAGGACtaaggactaagccctgagaatcactggacgtaactccaaaacaaaaattgggaaGGAGGCTATAAGTCCTATAAGAACTTGAGGatagaaccagagcaatagcacaacaggtagggtgtttgctttgcatgtggtcaacccaggttcaatccctggcatcccatggttccctgagcctgccaggaatgatttctgactgcagagctaggagtaaatcctgagcactgctgggtatgaccaaacacaacaacaaaaacttgggGATAAAGAAGGGCTCCAAGGGTGAGGAAAAAAGGGACTGCATGCAGATGGAACAAGAGAACTGAAGGCTGGGAGAGGAGTCAGTTATAAGGGGAAGAAGATgaatggaggagaaagaagaggttcCCCTTTCTTCTACCTTGATCCCATGGCCAATATCATCCAGGCAGGCAAAGTTGAGGGGTTTCCTGTAGTAGGGCGTGAGGGTAGGCAAGCTCTCAGGTGCGATGATTTTCTGGCCGGGGGGCAGCCGTTGAACCATGGCTAGGGTGCCGATCTCCCTGCGGGCCACTTTGTCCTTGTGTATGTtcaccatctgcaggatgaggttgaCACTGTGGGGTGGCCACATCATACATAAGCGAGGAGAGTTAAGCAACTTGGGGAAGGTGCAAAAGACCAAGGGAGACAGCGAGGACCAGAGAAAGAATTTTGTCCCCAAGGCTACATAGCATCTGGCCAAAAAAAATGTAGTAAGGGAA
This genomic interval carries:
- the ABI3 gene encoding ABI gene family member 3; its protein translation is MAELQQLQEFEIPTGREALRGNHSALLRVADYCENNYVEAADKRKALEETMAFTTQALASVAYQVGNLAGHTLRMLDLQAAGLRQVEARVSMLGQMVNIHKDKVARREIGTLAMVQRLPPGQKIIAPESLPTLTPYYRKPLNFACLDDIGHGIKDLSTQLSRTGTLSRKSIKTPVTPTISTLGRAPRMPERVQLPVVPDGKLSAASSVSSLASAGSADGGVFPAKGQVAPPPPALPSSTAPPPPPAPALLLPPVPQELAPPLPDLELPPPLDLPPPPPLDSDNGLGDGFDGLPPPPPGFENEEPSWAPASYLEKVVTLYPYTAQKENELSFSEGTVICITRRYSDGWCEGVSSEGTGFFPGNYVEPSC